A stretch of DNA from Anopheles ziemanni chromosome 3, idAnoZiCoDA_A2_x.2, whole genome shotgun sequence:
GGCATCgttgattttttaatcaatatttttaaaataattgaaaacgtAGCACTAACTCGCACCAATTCCTGCAACGTTGCAAAAACTAAATTAGTTTACCTTTACGCACTTTTCGATTGTTTATTATAAATCTGCACACTTGTCGTTTGACATTTGTTTGATAActgtttttccatccatctATGGTTGTGTCTTGTGATTCTCGACTCATAATCACataatatttaatttgttaatcGCATCGTTTTAAAAATTCTTATCACTATCaactttttccttattttatgCTATTGCTTTCggtcacatttttttatttgacgtgCGTGTACGCTTGTGAGTGTGTTAAACCAATgtttgcgtgtgcgtgtgtgtgtatatgctTGCGTGTGTGTCTTTGTATGAAAGAGTATCGTTGAGAACGAGgaagaaaacgaatcaaaaactCCACTAAAGGAATGTCTAATGATCTAAGTTCATCTCGTACCGGCCTCAAGACAAACCCGTCGTCGTTCCCGTGTTGTTCGGAAACAAGTAAGGAAAGAGCAACCGCCCGGTGCATTCGTGTACGAGTTTCCACCCGACGGACGATTGGAGGCAACCAGGGAAGAATAGGAACtattatatatacatatatatactAAAATAGATATATATTGAACTATACATATTTTTACCTTTGCCCTTTCATGCCAAAAGTGGCAAATACTGGGTCGAGCAAGGAAGGGGGAAAGGGCCCCCGACCGGTAGTAGCCTAGGAAAACATGTTGCTAAAAGGGGGTTTAAAAGCGAAATCTGGGCGCTCTATGTTAATGTATTGAAACAGACAGTAAAAGCTGGAGGGAATGTTTTCAGCGCCAAAACTCAATCCTGGAGGGGGTAAAGTTAAACCAGCCGGTTTTTGTAGCCTTCGACGGAAGCAGCTGGCAGTTCTTTTGCGATTCACCGGGAAGGGAAGCATTGTGTATAGACCCATCGCAGCCATTAGACGTGAAGAAGGGAAGTTGGAACGGGAGCGTCTCAGCATGAGCATAGCAACATGAACAAACCAACTCTTGTTCCGCGGggacgatttgtttttcttttgctttcgaaTGAAGCCTCGTCGGGGGAAGAACGTTTATGTTTCGAGAACAAACTCATGCTCAttcacgcacatacacacatccaAAACCATGGAAGAAACATTGCAAAGGCACAGGAACATAACAAGGAACGTAACCGACGAACGCGGGCAAGAGCAGAGCAAAACGAATCAACATCATagaagaaacaaacgaaaagcgcATGTCCGGGTGGGCAGACAAGAAgaacaagaacaaaacaaaaagaaacagggGTGATATGGTGTTATATTAGgtaaatataattatttttaagttaaaaaataaataaacgtaaAACATGGAGCAAACATCCAACCACACAAACGatgaaacaattgaaaaacagaaaaaaaaactgttggaGAAGAAAGATTgaaagaagggaaaaggaaaatcgaaagaagggaagacgaaaacaaaacaaacgaaaaattgactctcgaaaataaaaaaaaaacggtggctAAAGGTGTTGCTAGAAACCCAGATATTTAAGTTGGAGcaaatcgaaagaaaatattatagGGTTTGAACGACCGAAGTACaggaaagaaatgaaatggaaagtaaaacgaGTAGAAAAGAAGCGTGACAAGATGAATGTCGAGTAAAAACCTCAAAACGATGAGATATACTGAAGCATAATGGCTTGCAGGCTCAAAATTGTCCATCAATTTCCGAGATAGGAGGATAATGTTTCAAGAACTGTGCTGAACGTGTTGTTAATTGGAAAAAAGATGATGAATTAAGGAAACCGAGGAGGTAAGCAGCCGGTCCTCGAGAACTGGAGTAGCAGAGTGGAAGTAAATggtaaaatttttcttttgtaaaaaaaaccaataaaatcgGAAAGAAACCCAACCAAAACGCAATCAATGTGTTCAGTATGTTTCTTTTGCCAAATCTATTAACACGTTGAAATTTGAAAGGTAAGTGTACCAGAGAAAGTCCGTTCAAAGTGCACGGTTTTATTTGTTCCTACTTCATAGTTGTTTGAATAGTTGTATAGCAAAAGCTGGAATGTTGTCTCCGTTCAAGAGCAGGCCCTTCTCACCCGAGGTATTTACTCAGATCGAGCTTGTGAGCGCCATTGCCTGGTTGCGCAAGGTAGAACTTGGCCCGAAATTTTCCGCCCGTTTTGCGCGAGTAGATCGTGTCCACGTGCTTCACGGCGTCGGCGAGGGCTTGACGTTCGATCAGGGTGACGGTGCATCCGCCGAAGCCACCACCCGTCATGCGAGAACCGATCACACCGGGCGCCTGGAGCGTCGCCTCCACCAACAGGTCCACCTCGTGGCAGGACACCTCGAAGTCTTCGCTGAGCGATCGGTGCGATTCGTTCATCAGGGCGCCCATCTGCGGAAGGAATCGATTAGAATAAGGTATAGTTTGAACTTGAAGCAAAACTCAACttatttgaaattgatttcatAAATCAAGGTGGGTTTTtcaggaaaattaatttcatctttaaatgttttcaaaaggaTCCGAATTTATgcttgtttttactttaattaCTACAACGTTTGCGACTTGGCAGAGGCTTTCTAAGGGATACCACAACATCTACAATTTGCCTGCACCTATTCCGATTTTTTACgtcatttgtttcgtttgctctatgtttttttatgtatatttgttgtttactttttataatttttttctgttacttttgataaattttatgttaGTGTTTAGAAGACAAGATATTTATCCTTCTCTTTTGTGATGTTGATTGGGAACGTCCTACGATAATCACTGAAGTTAGCCAGTATTCTAATCTACACTTTGCCCAATAATTCTCTACTTTTATTATCAAACTTATGTAACTTCAAAGAAACGTGCTTCTCAACACATTTCTTAACCATCACTCCAATCCACTCTCAATTGATTTGCCGCCTTCTGGTACAAATCCATTTCAAGTGCCTCGTTaagttaaaacaacaaatgatCTCCCCACAGCCGATAGTTttcgaaggtgattcaaaaagGGGGGGCACATGTTGCGCAAATTTCAACTCTCCACCTCTAAGTACCTATTCAAACCGATCTCCACCGAATTTCGGCTCCATTTAGCTTCGTTTGTAATGAGTTAGTTTCACTTTCTGTTTTGCAACAGCTGCCGGAAAATATGTATAGCTTCTCGGTTGAGGGTAACTGCCGACACTTACCTTTGCAAAATCGTTAGCCTTCAGTGCCGCGGCCGCTTCCGTCGTACGCTGGATCTCCGTGATGACGTGCCGGGCCCGACGCACCAACAGCTCGCTGGCGTTCTGGAGCGCTGTGCATTTCACGTGTCAGGTGTCAGAAATGGCATCCGCATGGGGAGATTCGTGGGGATAATATAGAAATTATGGAGAAGGATTAGTTCTTTGAAAGGTGTGAAGGTGCCTTCTTGCGTTCAATTatctttaaaaaagttttatcaaatttcactgtcatattaaaaaataactctTATTGTTCCTCTAAGACCCCCTTTGGGGATTAATAGCAACAATTAAACTGTTTGGTAAAACCTCatttgatttaattgaattggATTAGATTAATATGGAAGCTTGTTCCCCGCAAAAGGTAAAGGCTTCTGGACTTAAAGCTGTTATCGATTACATTTCAAATACTCTAAAATGCAACCACGAACCAGATAACTCGCCGTTGGTCAAATCAAATGCCGGAAACATGCAGCTCTCCGTCTGATTGGAAGCTCCGCGGCTCGGAACAAGTTGAAACTCACCCTTCAGATGGTCAAGCGAGGCATCCCGGTAGCTGTCCAGACCCATCAGCTCGAGGGCCTGTTGGCACTGCTTCCTCCTCACCGGATACTCGCTCGAGGACAGCTCGTGCTTGACACCCGAGTTGCAGATCAACACCGCTAGATGGGGAGCCTCGAACGGAATGGGTTCGGTGGCGAGGTTTCTGAAATTAccggacaaaaaaaacattacaacGAGTGCCCTTACAACACGGAGGACGAGAGACCGACTCGGGAGGGTGGTTTGATGTCATATAAATCCTGGAATTAACACCCAAAACTAACCGACCGAGGCGTTTCAGAAGGAGAAGCACCGAAGCATTCCTACGGGAGCTCTTTTCCGAGGTAATAAAACCTCGGAACCAatatggtggaaaatggggggaaaaaaaacccaacccaaGAAAGCAAGTAAACGgacttgttttaaaaaataaacagcacCAACGATCGACCCAAGGGCGAATGAAATTGTTAATTTTACGGCTTTCATTAAATCTTCCGAATCGAGCGGTTCAGAAGCATCATCCATCTGGAAGCTGGGAAATTCCCGGGAAAGCAGCACCGGCAGCAGAAGCGGCCAGGAAGCGACGACGTAAGCGTCCGTAACAAGCCGGCTTTTCCGGAAGAGCTCACTCACTCTAAAGATTGTTGCATTTTACGATCCTTTCCTTCCCGACCGGATTGGAACGGAAAAGGAACCAACTCGGCTGTAGAACGATGAAGTATTCAACATacacatatgtgtgtgtgtgtgtgtaaacaCACATAACACTCGGAACAATTACAGAAGACTGTGAACCATTTCAAACCCCAGGCGAGGATTGAAGCCGAAGACCGTCCCAACAATGTCTCACGTCGAGTGGAACCGTTTTCTTCCTCAACGTGAAAGGGAAAGACCGTGTGCGAGGcaaggggagggagggaggaaatGTGCCAATGAAAGTGATGTGTCGGAATCGGTGAAGGCAACTCAATTCCTCCGATCCCATCAATCGTTGCATCCGAGCGAGGGCTCCGGTTTTGTTATCACGTCGGAGttaatctctctctctctttcgctagatcgaatcttcgaaagAATCGCTTTCCCGATTGGTCGGAAAATTTCTTTCAGATCCTACTGCGTTCCGGAGGGTGGTTATCGAGGGCGAGGATGCaggaaaaacaattgtttccgAGGGTTTCTTCTCTTTAACTCATATTAAGCAGCATGATGTGGTAAGTTTCTACaagtttccatttcgtttgagATGAGAGAACGATTTTCCAGCCTTTGTGCTTCAAGGTGTTCgtgtgaaattaatttaagtGACTTAAAATTTGCTGaactattattttatttcttaaataGATTTTAAAACCTCGCTTATTAATGTTTAACACGTTTGCTTTTAAATGCTATTTATCATTCTAAACTAATTATCTTATCAACCTTTCattcggtggaaaaaataaaccttagTGGTAGCTACCCTTTAAAAAGATATGTTGGATTCAAAtctaaattatttgaaattatcTTAGCTCGAAAGATGTAAATTCCACATTTTACAACTCATGGCaatgaagcaaaaatacaaacaaaatatacAATCTGAACTTTCCATCAAGTTTTCCAGATTCGAGTGAAATATGAAAGTAAATCAacttaatgaattttgatgaaaattgatGCATTACAAGAgttgaaaattcaaacacctttatgTTGTCTTTCATAGttcatttgaaataaattctttTAACAGAACCCTGTGTcacttttacattttgttcgtttctttGTCGTTGCGGCGAGTGTATAATTTGTGCAACCCATGGATTTGCAACTCGTGTCGATCAGGACGAAGTAATGCAACTCCTTTCAACTGCAAGTACACATTAATGCATTTCAATCCTTTCTGAGGAACATGtatcttcacacacacacacagaaacaagTGCCTGATATTGACTTCCGAAACCTCCGGAACAATCCGGTATCTTCCGGGTAGCATATTTGTGCAATCGCATGTTTCATATTTCCGCCTCTCTGTTGACATGTGTCCTTCCTCCTTTTATCCTTCCTCCTGCGTTACGTTTCACCCCGAAACCGGCAAATAGTTGGTTCCGCCGCGCTCCGATCGAATGTGGCAGATTGAAACACGCAAGCACTCGTCTGTAATTTTCGCACAACCCAACCGTCGGCTCAAGATTTCACCAAGGGAAACACCGGAAAATCGAGTTTCCGCTGCATTCAGCCCATTTCCGGCACGGGTGCAGCGAAGCGCAAGCctgcatgcatgcatgcacacacacacatacagcgaTACACTACTACTCAGGATACTGCGATCGGAAGGAAAAGCACCACGAAGAAAGGGTCCCCTGTGTGGTCGTAATTTTCCGGCGGACTCCTTTGACTTCGAGTCGTGCCCGACACTCGACACCTTTTTCCCCACCGCTGCCAGGGAGTTGCAGGCCGGAAGTAAGATAAGACCGATACGACAAATTGTAGCTTGACGTGTGTTCGATGCATTCTCCGCGAGTGTAGGAGAGCGGAGTGAGATTTTTTCAATGAATTGTGAGACAGATTCCGGTCACGAATGTACGTTTGAAAATGTCAGATTCATGAAAGTCCAACCGAATCATTACATGTAATGAAAGGCAAATCGATTACATAGAGCAACTGAAACTAAGGTTTTGTTGCAttagaaaacaattaaatataaattaatggAATAAAGAAACTAacgaagataaaataaaaaagctatAACAAAGAGCAGTAAGGAattaaaaaagtgaaataaaagagaaaaaagttgTCAATCATAACTgacataaaatataataaataaaatatcaattggaaaaattaaatcaaaaacaagctataggaaattggaaaaaagtttCTAACTCATTCTTCTTATCTCCTAAGTTAAGAGAACACCATCTAAAGCAACGCATTCGAACAGCAAGTTCGAAAGTAGATACTCCCGTATCTAAGCTACGGAATAATCCTCGAAAGCAGGACGATGCTCCTGTTTTGCTTCCTTCATCACAATATTGGAAGCAACAAGGACACGAGACCGATACAAAATGGAGTAGCAACCTTTCAGTAGCTCTTCGGCCGGCGACAACCCGAGCTGTGCTGAATTTTCCGGTTTAGTGGCACTCAACGAACCAAATTGTTCGAACCGGATCACATTCCTCCACCCACCCCCTATCCCCTCTGTTGGCCAATTCTCGGGTGGGTGTTATCCTGTTCTGAATTACTCCACGAGGCGCGAGGGAAAAGGGACGTGCGGTTCTTGGCGGAAGTTTACGGAAACGAAGGGGACATCTGACAATGGCCGGACACTTCCGCTGCACTTTacctccccccctctcccttcGCCAAGTGGTAGTAAGAGGTTTGGAAGGGAATGTTTTTCGGAAATTCTTGAACACCACCACGAATATATTAGCCAGGAATTAAGCCGTTGCCGGGGCTCGAGGGGATCCTGATGCAGGTTGCCGTGGTTTCGAGTGGCTCCCCAAGGTAAGCCCGATACGGGAACCACCCTTCAAGCCACTCCCCGGCAGCCGGATTAGAGACGGATAGCTGTCAGGATTCATTTGTGCACCTTAATTAAAGAGATATGCATCCGACAAAAGGAAGCTCGAGCCCGCTCCAGTCCGACCGTCCTTCCTTTGGCTAATTCGAATAACACCCCGGTGGCCTGAGTGGCTGGCTCCGAGCCGATGTTTGCACAAAGACACGTTCGCTCAATAGTTTACTCGCCCGCACCTCTCCCAACCGTGGAAGGATTAAAACGGCCCCCTCCTGTCACCGTACTCGGCGTACTCGGGTTCATGTCACGCTTCGGGATAATGCTTTGGAATCACAAAAATGGCTCGCCCTCCACACGTGTCGGCGTCGACAGCGGAGGCTCTCGACTGTTTCGAACTAAACGGATGCGCTCTCGCACGGAGGAAATGGCACGGTTCCGATTGCCATCTACCGCAGTTTGGCGAAGCGAAAAGAGCACCCGGTCGTACAATGCAACGACGCTAGGGGATCTGGGGACCGCTCCGCCACCAAAGCTGGCCACTTGCAGGGGAATTATGTTTGAAATCCAGGCACAAACAAATGATGGATGTGCAACACATCAGCTCGGATGAGATGTTTTTGATGCGGGATGCGAGGAAAGTGTTTCTCCTTCCCTTTACACGAGATGACTTCTTGTAGCTCCGGTGCATGTTAGAGTCACCTTAGTTATTGCACATCCGGGACTTAATCTTGCTGGCAAAACATATTGAACGTACAGGAAAATGTTCACTTCCAACGCTTGCttttatgcaaaacaaatattctatCATATAGCATGTCATtgtcaaaataaaatgcttttttttcactACATTCTGTtacaaaattgaataatt
This window harbors:
- the LOC131287267 gene encoding galactokinase-like — encoded protein: MLSRVISFDEVVKTSIETFRNTFGTDPDLATCAPGRVNLIGDHVDYNDGFVLPMALQFGTVIVGKRNGSESTCDVVTCSEGIQEGSKRGQFDSGSIGKGSPKWLNYVKGVMFHFRRPVPGFNAVIHTNVPIGSGLSSSAALEVATLTFLEQLTGHRAGSAAEGAQLCQRAEHTFANMPCGIMDQLIAIGGRADHALLIDCRNLATEPIPFEAPHLAVLICNSGVKHELSSSEYPVRRKQCQQALELMGLDSYRDASLDHLKGEFQLNASELLVRRARHVITEIQRTTEAAAALKANDFAKMGALMNESHRSLSEDFEVSCHEVDLLVEATLQAPGVIGSRMTGGGFGGCTVTLIERQALADAVKHVDTIYSRKTGGKFRAKFYLAQPGNGAHKLDLSKYLG